One region of Esox lucius isolate fEsoLuc1 chromosome 17, fEsoLuc1.pri, whole genome shotgun sequence genomic DNA includes:
- the agtrap gene encoding type-1 angiotensin II receptor-associated protein isoform X2 produces MEIPAINLKAIVLVHWILTIWGCMAWLPPSYAWGNFSVLAVGVWAIAQRDSIDAVLMFLIGIAVTILTDIIHFGIFYPLAEAIAERNRDTFRFSAGMAILNLLLKPVSCFFIYQMYKERGGDYNVNFGFPSVTRNRDAYQSIDQQDQSTSSANPFNQAEATKPGAARSY; encoded by the exons GCCATAGTACTAGTGCACTGGATTCTGACCATCTG GGGCTGCATGGCCTGGTTGCCCCCTTCATATGCCTGGGGGAACTTCAGTGTTCTGGCTGTGGGCGTGTGGGCCATCGCTCAGAGGGACTCCATCGATGCTGTACTTATG TTTCTGATTGGGATTGCAGTGACGATACTGACAGATATCATCCATTTTGGGATCTTCTATCCGCTGGCTGAGGCTATAGCTGAAAGGAACAGGGACACATTCCGCTTTAGTGCAGGCATGGCTATCCTAAACCTTCTACTCAAACCTGTCTCCTGCTTCTTCATCTACCAAATGTACAAAGAGCGTGGAGGAGATTACAACGTCAACTTTG GCTTCCCCAGTGTAACACGAAATAGAGATGCGTACCAGTCCATTGACCAGCAAGACCAGTCGACCAGCTCAGCCAACCCCTTCAACCAGGCTGAAGCCACCAAGCCAGGAGCCGCACGCTCCTACTGA
- the agtrap gene encoding type-1 angiotensin II receptor-associated protein isoform X1, with product MEIPAINLKAIVLVHWILTIWGCMAWLPPSYAWGNFSVLAVGVWAIAQRDSIDAVLMFLIGIAVTILTDIIHFGIFYPLAEAIAERNRDTFRFSAGMAILNLLLKPVSCFFIYQMYKERGGDYNVNFAGFPSVTRNRDAYQSIDQQDQSTSSANPFNQAEATKPGAARSY from the exons GCCATAGTACTAGTGCACTGGATTCTGACCATCTG GGGCTGCATGGCCTGGTTGCCCCCTTCATATGCCTGGGGGAACTTCAGTGTTCTGGCTGTGGGCGTGTGGGCCATCGCTCAGAGGGACTCCATCGATGCTGTACTTATG TTTCTGATTGGGATTGCAGTGACGATACTGACAGATATCATCCATTTTGGGATCTTCTATCCGCTGGCTGAGGCTATAGCTGAAAGGAACAGGGACACATTCCGCTTTAGTGCAGGCATGGCTATCCTAAACCTTCTACTCAAACCTGTCTCCTGCTTCTTCATCTACCAAATGTACAAAGAGCGTGGAGGAGATTACAACGTCAACTTTG CAGGCTTCCCCAGTGTAACACGAAATAGAGATGCGTACCAGTCCATTGACCAGCAAGACCAGTCGACCAGCTCAGCCAACCCCTTCAACCAGGCTGAAGCCACCAAGCCAGGAGCCGCACGCTCCTACTGA